One Amorphoplanes digitatis genomic window carries:
- a CDS encoding S8 family serine peptidase gives MTALRVLVVGLLVCGVSLAGGPAVAAPVDEAPVSLIVGLHGGGDVVASLDRSVDVLGSERLAGAGAVTVDVPADQVTEAADALRADPAVAYVERDQVARMAAVTPNDPSYSSQWGIARTDVGRAWETTRGAGGVVVAVVDTGVRKLPDFAGRVLPGRDFVNHDSNADDDQGHGTMAAGVIAASGDNGVGIAGICWNCKILPVKVLGATGSGSYSDIAEGIRWSADQGADIINLSLGGTEDSRLLRDAVAYAAGKGALVIAAAGNSGSSKPNYPAAVPGALAVGASTAEDARYSWSNYGSGWVDIAAPGCNPAQERGGAVSQFCGTSSASPFVAGIAALLASTTPTPSAETIRTALTTSATKISGGWVAAGSGRVDAAAALAALPVADDNVAPAVSFASPSGNALVRGTVTVSARATDDVGIAKVQLLADGVVVGTDRVAPYAVSWRTSGRGRTVALGLRAYDRGGNVVNATRSVTVDNWGPSVRITGGPAGGTRKVRKTKYVAAAAADIHGISRMELLVNGKVTQRYAGTARRFGVQTWKHGKAMTVQVRAYDRAGNVRYAPARKWYR, from the coding sequence ATGACTGCGCTGCGGGTACTGGTCGTCGGTCTTCTGGTGTGTGGCGTCTCGCTGGCGGGCGGTCCCGCCGTCGCGGCGCCGGTGGACGAGGCGCCGGTCTCGCTGATCGTCGGCCTGCACGGCGGCGGCGACGTGGTCGCCTCCCTCGATCGCAGCGTCGACGTCCTCGGCAGCGAGCGGCTCGCCGGTGCCGGCGCGGTCACCGTCGACGTCCCCGCCGACCAGGTCACCGAGGCCGCCGACGCGCTGCGGGCCGACCCCGCCGTCGCGTACGTGGAGCGGGACCAGGTCGCCCGGATGGCCGCCGTCACCCCCAACGACCCGTCCTACTCCAGCCAGTGGGGCATCGCCCGCACCGATGTCGGCCGAGCCTGGGAGACGACCCGGGGCGCCGGCGGCGTGGTCGTCGCCGTGGTGGACACCGGGGTGCGCAAGCTGCCCGACTTCGCCGGGCGGGTGCTGCCGGGCCGCGACTTCGTCAACCACGACAGCAACGCCGACGACGACCAGGGGCACGGCACGATGGCCGCCGGCGTGATCGCCGCGAGCGGCGACAACGGCGTCGGCATCGCCGGCATCTGCTGGAACTGCAAGATCCTGCCGGTCAAGGTGCTCGGCGCCACGGGCAGCGGCAGCTACAGCGACATCGCCGAGGGCATCCGCTGGTCCGCCGACCAGGGCGCGGACATCATCAACCTGTCGCTGGGCGGTACCGAGGACAGCCGGCTGCTGCGCGACGCCGTCGCGTACGCCGCGGGCAAGGGCGCGCTCGTGATCGCGGCGGCCGGCAACAGCGGGTCGTCGAAGCCGAACTACCCGGCGGCGGTGCCGGGTGCGCTCGCCGTCGGCGCCTCCACCGCCGAGGACGCCCGCTACTCCTGGTCGAACTACGGCAGCGGGTGGGTCGACATCGCGGCCCCCGGCTGCAACCCCGCACAGGAGCGCGGCGGCGCGGTAAGCCAGTTCTGCGGCACCTCGTCGGCCAGCCCGTTCGTGGCCGGCATCGCCGCCCTGCTCGCCTCGACCACTCCGACGCCGTCGGCCGAGACCATCCGTACGGCGCTGACGACGTCCGCCACCAAGATCTCCGGCGGCTGGGTCGCCGCCGGCTCCGGCCGGGTCGACGCCGCGGCCGCCCTCGCCGCACTGCCGGTCGCCGACGACAACGTGGCTCCGGCCGTGTCCTTCGCCTCGCCGAGCGGAAACGCGCTGGTCCGGGGCACGGTCACGGTCTCGGCCCGCGCCACCGACGACGTCGGCATCGCCAAGGTGCAGCTGCTCGCCGACGGCGTGGTCGTGGGCACCGACCGGGTCGCGCCGTACGCCGTCTCGTGGCGGACCTCCGGCCGCGGCCGGACCGTGGCGCTCGGGCTGCGCGCGTACGACCGCGGCGGCAATGTGGTGAACGCCACCCGCTCGGTGACCGTCGACAACTGGGGGCCCTCGGTCCGGATCACCGGCGGCCCGGCCGGCGGGACCCGCAAGGTCCGCAAGACCAAGTACGTCGCCGCCGCGGCCGCCGACATCCACGGGATCAGCCGGATGGAATTGCTGGTCAACGGCAAGGTCACCCAGCGGTACGCGGGCACCGCCCGCAGGTTCGGCGTGCAGACCTGGAAGCACGGCAAAGCCATGACCGTGCAGGTGCGCGCCTACGACCGGGCCGGCAACGTCCGGTACGCCCCGGCCCGGAAGTGGTACCGCTGA